ATACCATGACTTTTACAGGCGGCCTGAAAattgagatttaaaaatgacattttctaGGCTTTCTatgaccgtgggaaccctgcTTATTACTGGATGCTAATTAGTCACAGTATATACTATATTTGGGTTTTTAATGTCTTATTGTTTGTTCCCCACAGTGAGACCCAGCAGTCCCATCAGTGACGAGGCCTCGGGCAAAGATTTTAAGTTTGTGCTGATAGAGAAGGAGAACGCTCCTGTGAAGAAGGACACAGAGTGGCTGGTCATGACCAAAGACACAGGGAAGACGTTCTTGTCTGCTGCACCTGTTAGTGCCTCTGGTAATACTGAATACTACTACTGCTTATATTAGTACTAACACTGACGTACTTCCTCACTGCCTGTTGTTATTACGGGCATTTGAAAATCACCACAGATATATAGTTGTTAATTAATCACATGTTCTGTGTTGTAGCTGCCTACTCTGGGGATTctttacagagagagaaacagaaggtAGCATCTAGCACAACAGAGGAAGGAACAGATGGTAAACTTTACTTTAGATGCAACAAATCTTAATGGCTTTCAGATGTCAATATATACATTATATTTCTTATTTGGCATGTAATTATctgctgtttctttcttttttaagctGCAGCCCTAAAAGTTGCTACCAAAGACAAAGCCACCTACGCAGGTACAGTATACAGTcctattattttcttttactaTAATCTGTTGTATTTCCAGGTTGACAGTCAAATCCTGCCAGTTCCCCACCAAAAATATGTACAAGTGGAGTGTTTAGAGGTAGGGGTAAAGTAAAAGGaatagtttaatttttttttttttttttttaatttaaaaatttaaaattttaagaaaaatgcAGCAAGTTAAGAAAATGTAAGAACTATAAAAACTACAAGCTGATACAGTAAGAAACTTATCTCAGAAATATGGCGATGAACATAAGTTTCTCCTAATTTATTCTAAACACTACCACAGTACTAAACTTTAAAGCTGGGGTAAGTGGAAATCTGGAAAAGACAATGAAAACTGGCAGGTTTGAAAATAAAACCTCCTCCTGCatgtctcccctctctgtcctaagcctcTCCCACCAGACGAGCACCGGAATATGTATgcgcttcatacagtaacacagacattgatttatttagtcTTATTTCATGTAGAGCTGCACACAGCCCCTCCTTGCattgctctttctctctgaccACAAActccctccacctcactccccaccGCTGTGGACTGTTTATCCAGGTGTAGAGCAGGCCGATGCTCAGTAGACTAAGCTTTAGTTGGCTGCTGTGGCAGTTTGAATTTGGCCGGTGTAAATGCCCCAGCACTGGGTTTCACAGCAGGCTGATGGCCAGCGGCAGCatcaggtctaacctgtgtaacagcagcaacagaaagtttagtGATCCAGAGGGAAGTTGCAGCTGTCCAGTCCCCCCAGAGTTGGGGTTTGTGCTGACTGGATTTGGTTTGCTGCGGCTTTTGATTGGGTGGCTgtgtctggagctgctgcccgctctccttCCAGTATGGCAGTCTACAACAGTTGGGAGTAACGCGGAGTGCACACTGTGATTTGTAGCTCTATAAATATGAAGTTGAAGTTGAAGCCATGAGCCTTTGCCTCTGGATAACACAAGGCTAAACTGCCAGCAACATTTTTCTCTGAAACGCTTTGCCAATATTGAGTTTTaatgtcagactctcttttagtaCTTcctttttgggttgctttgcagtgtagacaGTTGTTGCCAATACTAGAATAGCAGCTTCCTCTGCAGGATTCCCTGCCATGGAATCAGGCTTTTACTGGAGGGATGTGCACATACATCTGTATTTGTATGAAAAGGCAATAGGGACACcctttttaaaatgacctgtgatttGCCAAAGTCAAAAACAGAACCAAgtggaggtgcagaagtctagttttctttcagtccacttgaattatAATATGTCAAAGAATGTAGAAGATGTAGAAGAATCTGAACCTGTCTttgaacttttttctttctcagagATCCGTAAAGATGACTCACCCTTTAGCttctgctcctgctgcagctggtggAAATGGCTGCTGGGCCTCCTGCTcagcctgctcctcctcctcggccTTCTCTTTGGACTCATTGCTTTGGGTAAGACGTGTATCACCACAGCAgcatgtttggtttttttttaccttcataAGAGTCACTGAATCATCTTCTCCTTGACCTCACAGCTGAAGAAGTGAAACGCCTTAAGAACCGCGTCGATGCTCTCGAGGCCATCACCAGCACTACCTCAGCCAGGTCCAGCCGATTGTCAGCCTCCTCCACTGGTGTTAACATCATCGACCCGCTGGACTCGGCGTACATTGACAGGAGTTCTGCTGGATCCACCCTGACCCGCTCCGACAATGGGATCTACCTGGGGGCTGCTGGGCCAGGGGGAGGCGCAGGGACAGGACCAGGACAGGACAGCGCTGCCTTGCAGAGAGCTGTTCAGCAGCTGGTCAGGGCTGAACTCCGCTCGAGTGCTCTCAGAGGTATGAACATACTCAAAAATCAGCCCATCCGCTAGTGAATCAACCTCTTGGACATTCCATTGATCCTAACATTTTTTCTACTTCTAGAAACACTTGCGTACTCACTAAAAGGGGAAAGAGGAGATCCAGGACCTAAAGGCATGTTCACACAAATCATAAATAATTCGTAAATTGATATTTTGTCTGTATCCATCATgtggttgtctgtttctttgCAGGTGATCAGGGGCTGCTGGGACAAAAAGGTGAGGAACTGTCCTGCATTTGAATTCAGAATGTATTCAGCAGTGTGTGATATACAGCAAGCTCTTTAAACTGGAACTGACGGCTATGAACTGGTCTTTTACAGGTGATAGCGGATTCCCTGGTCTGCCAGgtgagactgaaaacaaatgtgttatACAGCTTTTCCCCCTCACGGAGGTGACAAGCTCCATTCCACTCATAAAATCTTATTTCTTCAGGCCCTCCTGGTCCGATGGGTCACCCAGGATTGGATGGACCGAGGGGACTAAAAGGAAATGCAGGTAGTGTTGAGTTTAGATCATCGTCTTTGATCTTTTCGGATGAGCAGACACTAGGAAAACGAATTCACTGGTTTGGTCTCTCCTCCTTTGTTACCAGGTGAACCAGGCCCAGAGGGACCAGCAGGCCAGAGGGGCCGGGACGGACCGATGGGCCCCCGAGGAGAGGCTGGAGCACCAGGTTTTGGAGAGAAAGGAGACAAAGGTAGAAAATACTTAGGTCACCTATCTTCAAACATGGAAAGTTCATTATTGACTTTAACACTTCTTCTTTGATACTGAAACCTGATTTTAACAGGATCTCAAGGCGAGGCAGGACATCCTGGTCCTGCTGGCTCTCCTGGACCTGCTGGGCCGAAAGGTAAGGTCAAACAAAGGTCATGGTGGAGTTATAAACTAGATTGGATAAAATTTAAAGGACTATACTGTCGTTGTTGAATATTTTAGGCCATGTACAAATCACTTCACCTTTAAATCACTACTCACTATAATAACAGATGCCAAAAGCAATAACCACtatgatttttgattttaggtgCCATGGGAGATCAAGGTGCCTCAGGAAGCCCTGGTAAAGACTCAATTCTACATGAATTTATGATTTCAtctgttattttcttttgattGGATGTGTTAGAACTGTGATCATTTGTGTGCAGGTGCTCCGGGTCCAATGGGTCTCCAAGGTGAAGCAGGAGCTCCAGGAACAAAAGGTGGCCTTTaggttttgtcttgtttttattttcataaatcCAAATATAAGAGTCTTACAttgtcacaaaaaacaaactatatGAATGTGGTTAGAACAAATGACACCTCTTATAAAAGACtaaaatatatagaaatattAAGTTACTGCATCTTGGCAGAACATTGATTAACATTGATTAATGAGGATTAAGGGGGTTGAAATGTCACTCTGCATTAAAATCCTTCTAAACTGAAGCTGCTTGGTATGTGGACTTATTTGCTTTCCACATTGCCAGATGTTTATTTGGTCCAGTGCCCACTCCATTGGACCGTGGGATGTGTATGTCTTTTGTACTATTTTTGATGCCAGTATCAGTTCAGACCTACTTTCTAAGCGTGCCTCTGacacttttaaaatgttctttaaTGCAGGTGATCGAGGAACACCAGGGCTGTCAGGGATCAAAGGAGATCAGGGAGAGAGGGGATCACGCGGCCCAGCAGGTGTGTTTCAGAAAAGCTCTACACATCATGAACTACATTATTGACATCCATCACAGCAGCAAACTTGTGATCATGCCATTTCAAAAATATGtgccatttattttattaaaatgtataaatatgaaataattctgctaattttcatttaaacagAAGTTGTTACAGGTTAGAAAAGGGGGTTTGATTTTGATGGTTCTTGTTTTCATGGTTAAAGGTGAACCAGGACAACCTGGACCACAAGGCCCTGCAGGGCCAAGAGGATCTAAAGGAACTACAGGTGAGGGGGAACATCACATGGTAGTGAAATACATCAATGCTGCATCAAATCTCATCAGCTGAGTTTATCCTGTTGGTGCCAACCATTATGGCAGAGTAAAATCCTAGTTTATTTAGGGTTGCTGCTGAGGTGAGGATTGTGCTGTAATCTAGAGTCTCTCTGAATGCAGGTGACACAGGTTTAATGGGACTTCCCGGGGTGAGAGGATCACCAGGAATTCCTGGAGATGTTGGGCCCCCAGGTACGTTTTTTGGTTTATGTTAGAATTACTTGACTCAGTTGGATGGAAACTGAATATGTAACGCAAATATGTAAATCTGACAGAATAGACCAATAATTTCATCAACTTCCGCCATCATTAGATTCACCACTATCATGTCTGATAAAAAGCTTATACACACTCTTTACTTCTAAACATGTTTAGGTCAGAACTACCTACCTATGACTGTGAGGGAAAGTTTCATCATGTAATCAAACATAACACTGTCTTTCAGGTGAACCAGGACCACCTGGTAAAGTCATCGCTCCAAGTAAGACACAACAGCACTTGTAATAATTAGACATTggatttaaaacacaaacacacagttgtaAATGTAACTGGTGTTTGTCTCTTGCATTTTGTTTCTAGTTGGCTCCAACACTGTGGCCATCCCTGGACCACCAGGACCTGCTGGGCCTCCAGGTCCTGCTGGAACCCATGGCCTCTCTGGTCCAGTGGGCCCACCTGGGATCCCAGGACAACCCGGTAAATTCAAACTCTTGACACTTGTTAAGCATCTGGGATGGGTCAAAAACTGACAGATGGATTTAAGGCATGTTGATACATATTGAAcaggctgattttttttgtctccgaTGATACATTGATATCATCTTGTAGGACCTCAGGGAGAAcgaggagagaaaggagaaaaggGAGATCAAGGAAAACCTGGCGAGCCTAGTAGTGTCATAACTTCAGAAACTGTCAGTTCCACCCGACGCGACAGTGAGTACCTCTCTACTTCTtaaaaggtctagtgtgtaggtcGTAGTGGCATTTatcagtgaggttgcagattgcaacgacttaaacttctcccatgtgccagacatgtaggagaactatggtggccaacgtGAAAATTAGAAAACGTGAAAATGctaatggccctatctagagctagtgtttggtttggtcCATTCTGGACTAaagtagaaacaacatggcggattTTAAAgtcatgaaaacacaatgagtcttattttcaggtgattatacaccataGAAAACGtagctatgaatattatatacaataTCTGCCAATATAGCCCACTAAATGTAACCTTTAATCACTTAATTTGGCATAATTTGGTGGTAGTATCAAGACTAGATAGACAGCAATACCTAAAGCTACATCctctatgttttcatttttaacagGACTTTCATCAGCGGCTCCACTGCCTGGCCCACCAGGACCTCCAGGTCCTCCTGGAGCACCTGGTCCTCAAGGTCCTCCTGGTATGTCAGAGCATTTCCAAACAATTAGAATAGGTGCTTGGATAAATGTTATCATTGTTCAAATGCTCCTGCAACTCTTCTTTAGGTGAGGCTAAACAGGGTCCTCCAGGACGAAGAGGTCCTGTGGGAGAGCCAGGTAAACAAGCATCTTGCATTACATGGACTGACAAATAGATACCTAGGTCATCAGCATACAGGATGATTTAGACAGagtcaaattaaaatgttatatttttttctgccattCTCACAGGAATTGGTTTACCTGGACCTccaggagagaaaggagagccTGGCAGCTTTGTGCCTACATCAGGTTGGTGAAAGAAATCTCGCTTCACATGTAGTGTAGGTCTTAAAACAGCTGTCATCTTCATTTTCAACTGTCTTTGCTTGATATGTTTGATGTGTTCTCACCTGTTTTGTCCTAGAAACCTTTTTTGCTGGCCCACCAGGACCAGCAGGACCCCCAGGCCCACAGGGCTCACCAGGTAGGTCTGACAAATGAGATGCTTCTTAAAACAGTGTGTTCATTCATgtcttagttttactgtttagAACTTCTGGTTCACAGAAATGGTCTTTCATCTTATCGTTCATTATCCTTAGGTGACCGAGGACTACAAGGGTACCAAGGTGAGAAAACCACTGCATACATCTTAGTGTTTAGAAGgtacatatttttaaaacaaacatatctttaaaatgtAATGCTGATTGTTCAAGGTGAACCAGGTCAACCGGGTCTTCCAGGGAGACCAGGGGAACCAGGCACTGGTATGTGAACCACTTTGATTTTAGGGGGTCTTGCTTCAACACTTACTTTTTTGTAGGTACTTTTTTGTGAGGTTTTAGAGGAAATATTTTGATGTTCTCCACAATATTTATGGACATTACTTCTTAACACAAGCTTCTAACTCTTCCAGGTTTCCCGGGTCACCCTGGACCTAGGGGGCCTCCGGGTCCACCAGGCCCAGAGGGACCAGAGGGGCCAGATGGGCCACCAGGCCCAGAGGGACCAGAGGGGCCAGAGGGGCCACAAGGACCTAAAGGTAAACTCAGCCAAATATTTTGATCCTCTCTGTtacaaatcctgttcttttgcTCATGTGTTATACAGGATTAGGTCTTTATCAAGAAGTCTCAAACACTGGAGTCCGTCTCTCATACTGCTAACATGTTCCTTGCAGGTGATGCAGGAATACCTGGTGCCTTGGGAATCCCCAGGGTCTCTAGTGGTAAGACCATCCTAAATATCATATCAGCTCATGTATTGAGACAGTATCTCAGTGCCATGCTTTTAGAAGGTCTGCAGGATACAAGGAACCACAAACAACTACAGTTGATGAATGAGAAACATGTCAATCAAACATGTTCCAAAAGATCTATCCTTTTATTAGTTCATTATGAAAATTCTGATCATTAGGGGTATCTGTCAGTGAGCTCTGGAGGGACTCAACAATATTGACCTATACCATAACCTATACCCTTTCACATTTTGGGAAGTCATTTGACATAGGGTCAATATTAAAGAATTGGCTGATTGAAACTTAAacaattttacacatcaaagtttACTTTGAAGTTTTGATGCTGGAGACCACCACCTGTGTGGCCTCCGTAGCCTGCTCCTCATCTCTCTGAAGTGCCGCTACTGGCATAACAACACCTGGATCTCTGCTTGAACTGTCTGACAGAATGTATGCTGTCATACCAGGTGGCTCATTCAGTCATGGCGCCCCAGGACCACCCGGACCACCTGGTCCACCTGGTCCTCCAGGAAGAGATGGAAGTGGATCAGGATCAACTGATGTGAGCCAGCACATTGCAGAGTACCTTCAGAGTAAGCTATATATTTATTTGCTTTGGTTAAAGTAACAGTAAGATTAAATGCAACAAAGGGCTATGTCAAATGATCTGTATGAAATAACACTGTCTTGGCACACAGGTGGTGGCATCAGGCAATACCTGGCTGGACCTCCTGGACCTCCTGGGCCTCCAGGGCTTCCAGGAGCCCCAGGGGCCCTAGGGCCCGCAGGGGACAGGCTGGTAGATGATGTGGCCAACCGTGTTATCAGCTACATCCAGGGTATGACCAATTACATAATAATGTTACATGTATGCATGTTAAAACCTAAAGTTTTCCCACAGTAGTGAACCCCCCCTATAACATCTACCTTTTCAGCTCCAGGTAGAGgacaagagagagacaggattcCTGGCCCTCCTGGTCCTCCAGGTGCACCTGGCTCCATCTCTgtcaatgacatcatcagtctaTTACAGCGTAAGTCTCATTTGAGGGTGGGTAAAACCCCCAAATTTCTTACAGATGGCAGATACTGTGGGAAGAAATGGCACTCAAGAAGTTTGTTGGTTTGATACCCGACTTTTTAAAGCATCACATGTGAGACTGCTCACCAAAGTGTGTCAATTATTTGTGTCCAGGAGAGGATGTAAGGAGACACATCGGTGGTACTCCCGGTCCACCAGGATCTCCTGGAGCTCCAGGCCTTGGGAGCTCCAGATTCAATACCCAGGAGGTAGCTGAACGTGTTCTCGCTCTCATGAATGGTGAGTGTTGCAGATGAACCTACTGGTCAAAAAGATTTTCTGTTGAAAGATAATCACTGATTGACTATTATCTGTTAACAGAGAAGGGGGTGGTAGGTGTCCCTGGTCCCCCTGGATCTCCTGGACTCCCTGGACTCCCTGGAAATGTGTTATCAAGTAAGGAACACAATAGTAACACAGAGCCACTCAGTGAATTCTGTTTTTTGAGCTCTTTGTAGAGTGTCTAATCTAAAGTCATCAGTATGTAGCGGCAATCTTAAGATAAAAGATGTCCATTTTCATTGTCCAACTAGCTGGGCATCAAGCACTTGTGGGTCCTCAGGGGCCCCCTGGTTCCCCTGGTATCCCTGGTCCACAAGGTCCACCTGGACCAGCAGGTCCCCCTGGACCAGCAGGTCCACTGAGCCCAACAGGATTTGGGAACTACATCAGTCCAGAAATTCATGACTATCTTCAGAGTGAGTCCAACTGAAATAATAGCTTCATCACTTAATTAGGAATTCATCTGGGAAAATATACttttataaaatacattttgtctgCCTTCACATCTGTTCCTTTATCCCAAAGGTGTTGCCTTTAGAGGCCTACCaggcccccctggcccccctGGCCCTGAAGGCCCCCCTGGTCAAGTCCACGGGCTGGTTTCCTATGCTGAGCATGCCAACAGAGAGACGCTTAAAGCAGAACAGCAATACTTCAATAGTGAGTTTAAAGGAATACGTCACCAATTTAAAACTGTAGAAAGTTACAAAATTTAGCATTTAAAATAAGGTGTGAGACCTGTGACTGAGCTAATTCTTAGTCCTAGACTTGTGCAAGGGCATGAGTGGGTTTAAGAAAGCTTTGGGGTAAAGTATTCAAAACACATGGTAGTGTTTTCTGCTACACACCAACAAATGACCTTGAAATTAACTGTAGCTAAGTAATTTATTTCTGAAGTCATGCTCTATTGTGTTTTCTCCAGGTGACAGAGCGACAGGAGCAATGTTTGGACTTCCTGGTGCTCCAGGCCCTCCTGGACCCCCAGGACACAAGGGAGAGCCAGGTGTGCCTGGTGCCAGGGACTGGAACCTGGATACTAGAGACTACTCCAATATGGCTGTCAAAGTAACTGATTACATTAAATGTAGGTGATCCAGAGGAAGTGTATTATGAACCTCATCACAAATGacagtttttctctctttgaaTATTATATTACTACTTACCTCTTCACTGTCCTCCATGTGCAGCCCATGGTCTGCTGCGTGATGTTTTGAGAGACTCTGAACGTCTTGTTCAAGGACCTCCAGGGCCTCCAGGACTTCCAGGAATGCCTGGACACAGCCAATGGGTTAGTTCCCTGGAAAATGTTGTGGACGTGGTTGAATACATCAAATGTAAGTCAATACGAGCTTTATGTGCTTTTACAATCGAGGGACTACCATTAAGTTTAAGAGGCCCATGAAAAGACATCTTTGTTGATAACGTGTAATTTCCAGCCCAGGGTTACAGATCAGGTGAAATACATCAAATACAAGAACATAGActgcataaaataatggacgtagccactgtggTGTCACCCATTTGTCTGTGGACTCCCGATTTTGGAGTTTTGGTCATTGCAGATTTGGATATTTGGTACTAGTTATGTATAACTTTAGAccttaataacatttgaatGATGAGTTATGTAAAAATGTACCCCCGTAAAGTTGTCAGGAGTggtgaaattagctatagagatcaaaactgttttgaaacgGCTTGACTCCTTTGTGTTTTCTATTCAAAATGTACTTCATTGCCCTCACACTAGAGGTCTTTGCTCATGATACAGAATCATTTTCTTCCAAACTGACGATCTAAATTGTTTTCTTAGTGTTTCATGAAACCAGTGTCGAGATAAGCTTATGCTTTATGCTTAAAGTTTTCTGTCATTTGCAGCCCGTGGTGTGTTGCACGACATCGTAAGGGATTACAGCAGTCGTGCCTTCCAAGGACCTCCAGGACCACCCGGCCCTGCTGGCCCCCCTGGATATACTCGGTGGTTTGGTTCCCATGGAAACGCCACAGATCTGTTGGAATACATCAGATGTGAGCAAGTGTACCATGTTACAAATCTCAAATCAAAAtctacaataaaacacaagtgTTAGAGGTCCTGCTTGACACTTTTCCTCACCTTGTCTCTGATTTTACAGCTCATGGTCTGCAACGTGACTTTGAACGTAACCACAATGAACGAGCCGCCCAAGGACCACCGGGACCACCTGGCCCCCCAGGTCCCCCTGGATACAGCCGATTGTTTGGCTCCCACACAAATGTCACTGATCTAGTGGAATTCATCAGAGGTAAAGATCCAGGTAGCCAAAATAACCTGGCCCAGAATC
The window above is part of the Epinephelus moara isolate mb chromosome 5, YSFRI_EMoa_1.0, whole genome shotgun sequence genome. Proteins encoded here:
- the LOC126389889 gene encoding collagen alpha-1(I) chain-like isoform X1, coding for MDNLITAQTDSSGGSVGGSSRGDLSLSAGGSGETAASGGSGGTSSSVLITSSSSGGSGGSGASKGTGGISITSLGASSAISSGGGGSAASGGSGAGAGLKAAKGKREGGLGAVTVSTVTNTGYGSGGSGEAKRGSSSAVTYSPVPKERKNMTTMATALSDVFDESSSTNSSPEYNRKEYGISSSVSRGRTQSRESQIRARLQSASPPASWTELDDVKRLLRGNNSTSTSPTQSPNNTLPIPKKASMETRTMSESSTADHYGSIWSGGVSSGYSYNTNPNNLSTTSILYPSGVQNNLTLGSPSMSSLSVSSTVPVYGVQNNLVSTTPTVLSPTGTNAQIVYGVQKNATSTVISPITVRPSSPISDEASGKDFKFVLIEKENAPVKKDTEWLVMTKDTGKTFLSAAPVSASAAYSGDSLQREKQKVASSTTEEGTDAAALKVATKDKATYAEIRKDDSPFSFCSCCSWWKWLLGLLLSLLLLLGLLFGLIALAEEVKRLKNRVDALEAITSTTSARSSRLSASSTGVNIIDPLDSAYIDRSSAGSTLTRSDNGIYLGAAGPGGGAGTGPGQDSAALQRAVQQLVRAELRSSALRETLAYSLKGERGDPGPKGDQGLLGQKGDSGFPGLPGPPGPMGHPGLDGPRGLKGNAGEPGPEGPAGQRGRDGPMGPRGEAGAPGFGEKGDKGSQGEAGHPGPAGSPGPAGPKGAMGDQGASGSPGAPGPMGLQGEAGAPGTKGDRGTPGLSGIKGDQGERGSRGPAGEPGQPGPQGPAGPRGSKGTTGDTGLMGLPGVRGSPGIPGDVGPPGEPGPPGKVIAPIGSNTVAIPGPPGPAGPPGPAGTHGLSGPVGPPGIPGQPGPQGERGEKGEKGDQGKPGEPSSVITSETVSSTRRDRLSSAAPLPGPPGPPGPPGAPGPQGPPGEAKQGPPGRRGPVGEPGIGLPGPPGEKGEPGSFVPTSETFFAGPPGPAGPPGPQGSPGDRGLQGYQGEPGQPGLPGRPGEPGTGFPGHPGPRGPPGPPGPEGPEGPDGPPGPEGPEGPEGPQGPKGDAGIPGALGIPRVSSGGSFSHGAPGPPGPPGPPGPPGRDGSGSGSTDVSQHIAEYLQSGGIRQYLAGPPGPPGPPGLPGAPGALGPAGDRLVDDVANRVISYIQAPGRGQERDRIPGPPGPPGAPGSISVNDIISLLQREDVRRHIGGTPGPPGSPGAPGLGSSRFNTQEVAERVLALMNEKGVVGVPGPPGSPGLPGLPGNVLSTGHQALVGPQGPPGSPGIPGPQGPPGPAGPPGPAGPLSPTGFGNYISPEIHDYLQSVAFRGLPGPPGPPGPEGPPGQVHGLVSYAEHANRETLKAEQQYFNSDRATGAMFGLPGAPGPPGPPGHKGEPGVPGARDWNLDTRDYSNMAVKVTDYIKSHGLLRDVLRDSERLVQGPPGPPGLPGMPGHSQWVSSLENVVDVVEYIKSRGVLHDIVRDYSSRAFQGPPGPPGPAGPPGYTRWFGSHGNATDLLEYIRSHGLQRDFERNHNERAAQGPPGPPGPPGPPGYSRLFGSHTNVTDLVEFIRAHGAIVGPPGRPGQKGDMGFAGPKGEKGERGLPGLEGRKGQKGDRGEFTLTTTRRRRDVGV
- the LOC126389889 gene encoding collagen alpha-1(I) chain-like isoform X3; protein product: MDNLITAQTDSSGGSVGGSSRGDLSLSAGGSGETAASGGSGGTSSSVLITSSSSGGSGGSGASKGTGGISITSLGASSAISSGGGGSAASGGSGAGAGLKAAKGKREGGLGAVTVSTVTNTGYGSGGSGEAKRGSSSAVTYSPVPKERKNMTTMATALSDVFDESSSTNSSPEYNRKEYGISSSVSRGRTQSRESQIRARLQSASPPASWTELDDVKRLLRGNNSTSTSPTQSPNNTLPIPKKASMETRTMSESSTADHYGSIWSGGVSSGYSYNTNPNNLSTTSILYPSGVQNNLTLGSPSMSSLSVSSTVPVYGVQNNLVSTTPTVLSPTGTNAQIVRPSSPISDEASGKDFKFVLIEKENAPVKKDTEWLVMTKDTGKTFLSAAPVSASAAYSGDSLQREKQKVASSTTEEGTDAAALKVATKDKATYAEIRKDDSPFSFCSCCSWWKWLLGLLLSLLLLLGLLFGLIALAEEVKRLKNRVDALEAITSTTSARSSRLSASSTGVNIIDPLDSAYIDRSSAGSTLTRSDNGIYLGAAGPGGGAGTGPGQDSAALQRAVQQLVRAELRSSALRETLAYSLKGERGDPGPKGDQGLLGQKGDSGFPGLPGPPGPMGHPGLDGPRGLKGNAGEPGPEGPAGQRGRDGPMGPRGEAGAPGFGEKGDKGSQGEAGHPGPAGSPGPAGPKGAMGDQGASGSPGAPGPMGLQGEAGAPGTKGDRGTPGLSGIKGDQGERGSRGPAGEPGQPGPQGPAGPRGSKGTTGDTGLMGLPGVRGSPGIPGDVGPPGEPGPPGKVIAPIGSNTVAIPGPPGPAGPPGPAGTHGLSGPVGPPGIPGQPGPQGERGEKGEKGDQGKPGEPSSVITSETVSSTRRDRLSSAAPLPGPPGPPGPPGAPGPQGPPGEAKQGPPGRRGPVGEPGIGLPGPPGEKGEPGSFVPTSETFFAGPPGPAGPPGPQGSPGDRGLQGYQGEPGQPGLPGRPGEPGTGFPGHPGPRGPPGPPGPEGPEGPDGPPGPEGPEGPEGPQGPKGDAGIPGALGIPRVSSGGSFSHGAPGPPGPPGPPGPPGRDGSGSGSTDVSQHIAEYLQSGGIRQYLAGPPGPPGPPGLPGAPGALGPAGDRLVDDVANRVISYIQAPGRGQERDRIPGPPGPPGAPGSISVNDIISLLQREDVRRHIGGTPGPPGSPGAPGLGSSRFNTQEVAERVLALMNEKGVVGVPGPPGSPGLPGLPGNVLSTGHQALVGPQGPPGSPGIPGPQGPPGPAGPPGPAGPLSPTGFGNYISPEIHDYLQSVAFRGLPGPPGPPGPEGPPGQVHGLVSYAEHANRETLKAEQQYFNSDRATGAMFGLPGAPGPPGPPGHKGEPGVPGARDWNLDTRDYSNMAVKVTDYIKSHGLLRDVLRDSERLVQGPPGPPGLPGMPGHSQWVSSLENVVDVVEYIKSRGVLHDIVRDYSSRAFQGPPGPPGPAGPPGYTRWFGSHGNATDLLEYIRSHGLQRDFERNHNERAAQGPPGPPGPPGPPGYSRLFGSHTNVTDLVEFIRAHGAIVGPPGRPGQKGDMGFAGPKGEKGERGLPGLEGRKGQKGDRGEFTLTTTRRRRDVGV